From the genome of Asterias amurensis chromosome 17, ASM3211899v1, one region includes:
- the LOC139949539 gene encoding neuromedin-U receptor 2-like gives MVPPTVVLPYVMVAEGFIGVIGNLLVCLTIAKTKSMHNVTNCLLFNLAFADACVSFMACSETSLAGFFGSRMGLVGYCTPSFIYNFACHFILKCFEGSLFTCSILSLTLATFERYIGIIHPFQHSSFLTRRKIIILLCSVWVASFLAEIPFVVAFTMLYVSDNCTIPTNDKYPGLLVQGVVKSFATFVLPCIVLAFMYIKIMINLKSGARHLEEQGVQGPPQELYRAHKKVTQALSFVVAAFFILILPEDCSRVLK, from the coding sequence ATGGTACCACCTACCGTCGTGCTACCATATGTAATGGTGGCAGAGGGTTTCATTGGAGTTATCGGGAATCTTCTAGTGTGTTTGACAATTGCAAAAACTAAATCAATGCATAATGTAACCAACTGCCTGCTTTTCAACTTGGCTTTCGCCGACGCCTGTGTTTCATTTATGGCTTGTTCGGAAACATCCCTTGCCGGTTTTTTCGGTTCCAGGATGGGTTTGGTCGGTTACTGCACTCCATCATTCATCTACAACTTCGCCTGCCATTTCATACTCAAATGCTTCGAGGGGAGTTTGTTCACATGCTCAATACTGAGTCTGACCTTAGCAACATTCGAACGTTACATTGGGATCATTCACCCATTCCAGCATTCAAGTTTCTTGACAAGAAGAAAGATCATTATTTTGCTGTGTTCCGTTTGGGTCGCTTCCTTTCTTGCTGAGATACCGTTTGTAGTAGCCTTCACAATGCTGTACGTATCCGATAACTGCACAATACCAACAAATGACAAGTACCCTGGTTTGCTTGTACAAGGAGTAGTGAAATCATTCGCGACGTTTGTATTGCCTTGTATTGTACTGGCTTTCATGTACATCAAGATCATGATCAATTTGAAATCAGGAGCTCGACATCTTGAAGAGCAAGGAGTCCAGGGGCCACCTCAAGAGCTTTATCGAGCCCACAAGAAAGTCACCCAAGCGCTCAGTTTCGTCGTAGCAGCCTTCTTCATTCTCATTCTGCCAG